Proteins from a genomic interval of Rosa chinensis cultivar Old Blush chromosome 2, RchiOBHm-V2, whole genome shotgun sequence:
- the LOC121051680 gene encoding putative disease resistance protein RGA4 produces the protein MHDIAHDFLQYLTKNEYLIIEVKDGEERVELPANNKLGHLTVVFAPEGPFTLSFDHCQRLRTITTFNCEITSLSRELILQLKCVRTLNLSYNNIEEVPDEVGVLLHLRYLDLSYNWRRLKRLPDSLCNLVNLQTLRVDECKELGKLTSLQHLHAMIPSKLIQLKLPKSIARLKSLRTLDLESVVIEGEGEGLRLSDLRDMDELQGKLTIALKDSAASDAEKAKLVNKKHLLHLRLWFYRGERDQSSIQEAVLNALQPNSNLESLQIEGYDGSTLYYPNWTSSLINLKSLSFYMCDVCKYVPLSVLAYLGSLETLRFEGMFGVKKVGFEYSLDHQVILFPNLKQLEFYLMSEWEEWDHHDENDATSSSPTCFMPRLSTLSFKWCAKLKTLPDFLPRKTLLLQNLIITWCDILSQSCKERQGPEWSKISHIPNIQIEHKTVQNDGVWIEQED, from the coding sequence ATGCATGATATTGCGCATGACTTTCTTCAATATTTAACCAAGAATGAATATTTAATTATTGAGGTCAAAGATGGGGAGGAGAGAGTAGAATTACCAGCAAACAATAAGCTTGGTCATTTGACTGTAGTGTTTGCACCCGAAGGACCTTTTACCCTTTCTTTTGACCATTGCCAACGTCTGCGGACCATTACAACATTTAATTGTGAAATTACAAGTCTCAGCCGGGAGTTGATTTTACAATTAAAATGCGTGAGGACGTTGAATTTGAGTTACAACAATATCGAAGAGGTTCCGGACGAGGTTGGCGTGTTGTTGCACTTGAGGTATTTGGATTTATCCTATAATTGGAGGAGGCTGAAGAGATTACCTGATAGTTTGTGTAATTTAGTCAATTTGCAAACCTTGCGAGTTGATGAGTGCAAGGAGTTGGGAAAGTTGACCAGCTTGCAGCATCTTCATGCTATGATTCCGTCGAAGTTGATACAGCTGAAGTTGCCCAAATCAATTGCGAGGTTGAAAAGTCTACGGACGCTAGATCTGGAGTCTGTTGTAATTGAAGGTGAAGGCGAAGGATTGAGGTTAAGTGATTTGAGAGACATGGACGAGCTTCAGGGGAAGCTTACGATCGCATTGAAAGATAGTGCTGCGAGTGATGCGGAGAAAGCCAAATTGGTGAACAAGAAACACCTTCTTCATTTGAGACTGTGGTTCTACAGGGGGGAGAGGGACCAGAGTagcatccaggaagcagtattGAATGCCTTACAGCCAAATTCAAATCTTGAATCCTTACAGATTGAAGGTTACGATGGCAGCACCCTGTACTACCCCAATTGGACCTCCTCTTTAATTAACTTGAAAAGCCTGAGCTTCTATATGTGCGATGTTTGTAAGTATGTGCCTCTTTCGGTTTTGGCCTACTTGGGGTCCCTTGAGACACTCAGATTTGAAGGCATGTTTGGAGTGAAAAAGGTTGGATTTGAGTACTCACTTGATCATCAAGTTATATTGTTCCCCAATCTGAAACAACTCGAGTTCTATTTGATGTCGGAGTGGGAAGAATGGGATCATCATGATGAGAATGATGCTACTTCATCGTCACCAACTTGTTTCATGCCACGCCTTTCTACTTTATCCTTTAAATGGTGCGCGAAGCTGAAGACACTGCCAGACTTCCTTCCAAGGAAGACGCTGCTGCTTCAGAATTTGATCATCACCTGGTGTGACATTCTCTCCCAAAGTTGCAAAGAAAGGCAAGGCCCGGAGTGGTCCAAGATTTCTCACATCCCAAACATCCAAATTGAGCACAAAACTGTACAAAATGATGGAGTTTGGATCGAACAAGAGGATTGA
- the LOC112184494 gene encoding putative disease resistance protein RGA3, whose translation MADAFVSVLLEQLASITYQQIEKEVRLVVGVKKEVAKITSNLKAIQAVLEDAEKRQVKEAIVRDWLEKLKDVSYEMQVVHHQQGGEGSTSTAAAAVTKKKVCFFVPSNCFCFGQVSRVIHCRDIARRIQYLSDRLNEIARERQSYNFLNTERVFEQLERIETSSLIDLSKTFGREDETELVVGKLVGESSQEERNPLIIPIVGMGGMGKTSLAQIVYNNEKVKLNFTKRIWVCVSDPFSEIKIAKAIIADLNKDDAPNSNDLQPLLKCIQRNIKGQKFLLVLDDVWTDDDRKWEQLKLSLQSGLVGSRILVTTRKEEVAMMMGVTSVDMIHLEKLSEQCCWSIFYHIALAERERDESKVLESLGKDIVKRCNGLPLLAKVLGDALQEN comes from the exons ATGGCTGATGCTTTCGTTTCCGTGCTACTGGAACAACTGGCTTCAATAACCTATCAACAAATAGAGAAAGAGGTGAGACTGGTTGTGGGGGTCAAGAAAGAAGTTGCCAAGATCACCAGCAATCTGAAAGCTATTCAGGCCGTGCTCGAGGATGCAGAGAAGAGGCAAGTCAAGGAAGCCATCGTCAGAGACTGGCTGGAGAAGCTCAAAGATGTGTCGTACGAGATG CAAGTTGTTCATCACCAACAAGGTGGTGAAGGTAGTACTAgtactgctgctgctgctgttacCAAGAAGAAGGTATGTTTCTTCGTACCCTCCAACTGTTTTTGTTTTGGCCAAGTGAGTCGAGTGATCCACTGCCGTGACATTGCTCGTAGAATACAATATCTGAGTGATAGGTTGAATGAGATTGCTAGAGAAAGACAAAGCTATAACTTTCTAAACACTGAAAGGGTCTTTGAACAACTTGAGAGGATTGAGACTTCATCTTTGATCGATCTCTCCAAGACATTTGGGAGGGAAGATGAAACTGAACTAGTTGTGGGTAAGTTGGTCGGCGAGAGTAGTCAAGAAGAGAGGAACCCTTTAATTATCCCTATAGTAGGGATGGGGGGTATGGGAAAAACTTCTCTTGCCCAGATAGTCTACAATAATGAAAAGGTGAAGTTAAATTTCACAAAAAGGATATGGGTTTGTGTTTCAGACCCCTTTAGTGAGATCAAAATTGCCAAAGCTATTATTGCAGATCTCAATAAAGATGATGCTCCAAATTCAAATGATTTGCAACCTTTATTGAAATGTATACAAAGAAATATTAAAGGCCAGAAGTTTCTCCTCGTGCTAGATGATGTTTGGACTGATGATGACAGAAAGTGGGAACAATTAAAGCTATCTTTACAAAGTGGTCTTGTAGGTAGTAGAATATTGGTGACCACACGGAAAGAGGAAGTTGCTATGATGATGGGAGTAACCTCTGTGGATATGATCCATTTGGAGAAGTTGAGTGAACAATGTTGTTGGTCAATATTCTATCACATTGCTTTGGCCGAGAGGGAAAGAGATGAGTCTAAAGTGTTAGAATCTTTGGGTAAAGACATTGTAAAACGGTGTAACGGTTTGCCTCTTCTTGCAAAGGTTTTAGGTGATGCGCTccaagaaaactaa
- the LOC112185241 gene encoding putative disease resistance protein RGA3 — translation MAEALISVLLEQLASIIHQQVQQQVKLVVDVKKEVANLNDNFRAIKAVLKDAEERQVKEDSVKQWLDKLRDVSNEMEDVLDDWNTEILRLQIEKQEKGGNTLDTTKKKVCLCIPAAFFCSGQVSRVIFRRDIAINIKDLNERLATIAKMRQDFNFQYTKGGTEHIERQKTTSFVDQTFGRVDEKELLVGKLLSESNPEVQSPLVIPIVGMGGIGKTTLSQLAYNDEKVKANFKIRIWVCVSDPFDELNIAKAIIVALDGNVNSLSNDLEAFFQCVHKSIEGKKFLLVLDDVWNQDYKKWEQLKLPLQNGAVGSKIIVTTRKEEVARMMGAPDNTINLKVLSDENCWSLFARIAFTNRNQDECKTLEPIGKEIVKKCKGLPLVAKTLGGLMLCKKTKKEWQDVLSSEIWELHTMEQQVFQPLLLSYYDLTPMIKRCLLYCVTFPKDHVIKKKVLIELWMSQGFIGSVENKEKTMIDIGESYFDDLVMRSFFQNFKEDKFGNIKQCQMHDIVHDFLQYLTENECLIVEFKGGEERIELPNKLGHLTIMFAPEGRFPLSFDHCQRLRTITTFNCKITSLSRELILQSKCVRTLNLSRNDIEEVPDEVGVLVHLRYLDLSENERLQKLPDSLCNLVNLQTLRVDWCQELEKLPEAMGKLISLQHLYAKGCRRLKKLPDSLCNLVNLQTLRLDGCEELEKLPEAMGKLTSLQHLHAQGVSGLRLPKSIARLKSLRTLDLESVVIEGSGDEEGLRLSDLRDLDELQGELEIKLVGELKESAASDAEKAKLVNKKHLLHLRLWFYRGERDQSSIQEAVLNALQPNSNLESLEIEGYGGSTLYYPNWTSSLINLKSLTFSRCDVWKYVPLSVLGYLGSLETLRFEGMEQVKKVGFEYSLDHQVILFPNLKQLQFFEMREWEEWDHDENDATSSSPTCFMPRLSTLSITYCKKLKTLPDFLPRKTPLLQNLIIRLCDILSQSCKDRQGPEWSKISHIPNITIGWKTVQKDGVWIEQED, via the coding sequence ATGGCTGAAgcactcatttccgttctcctAGAACAATTGGCTTCAATCATCCATCAACAGGTACAACAACAAGTGAAATTGGTAGTTGATGTTAAGAAAGAAGTTGCAAATCTCAACGACAATTTCCGAGCTATAAAAGCCGTGCTCAAAGATGCAGAGGAGAGGCAAGTGAAGGAGGATTCAGTCAAACAATGGCTGGATAAGTTAAGGGACGTGTCCAACGAGATGGAGGACGTGTTGGATGATTGGAACACTGAAATTCTGAGGCTACAAATtgagaaacaagagaaaggTGGAAATACTCTTGATACGACTAAGAAGAAGGTATGTCTATGCATTCCTGCTGCTTTCTTTTGTTCTGGCCAAGTTAGTCGAGTTATTTTTCGTCGCGATATTGCTATAAATATTAAAGATCTCAATGAAAGGTTAGCAACAATTGCTAAGATGAGGCAAGATTTTAACTTTCAGTACACAAAAGGTGGTACTGAACATATTGAGAGACAAAAGACTACTTCTTTTGTCGATCAAACATTTGGTCGTGTAGATGAAAAAGAATTATTGGTGGGTAAGTTGTTGAGTGAGAGTAATCCTGAAGTGCAGAGCCCCCTTGTCATCCCTATTGTAGGGATGGGTGGGATTGGTAAAACAACCCTTTCCCAACTAGCATATAATGACGAAAAAGTGAAGGCCAATTTCAAAATAAGAATATGGGTTTGTGTCTCAGACCCATTTGATGAGCTCAACATAGCCAAAGCCATCATAGTTGCCCTTGATGGAAATGTCAATTCCCTTTCGAATGACCTAGAAGCTTTCTTCCAATGTGTGCACAAGTCTATCGAGGGGAAAAAGTTTCTCCTCGTCTTAGATGATGTGTGGAACCAAGACTATAAGAAGTGGGAACAATTGAAGCTACCTTTACAGAATGGTGCAGTAGGTAGTAAAATTATAGTCACTACACGAAAAGAAGAAGTAGCTAGGATGATGGGAGCACCCGATAACACTATCAATTTGAAGGTGTTGAGTGATGAAAATTGTTGGTCATTGTTTGCTAGAATTGCCTTTACCAATAGAAACCAAGATGAGTGTAAAACTTTAGAACCTATTGGTAAGGAAATTGTAAAGAAGTGCAAAGGGTTGCCTCTTGTTGCCAAGACTTTAGGTGGTCTCATGCTTtgtaagaaaacaaagaaagaatggcaagatgttTTGAGTAGTGAGATATGGGAGTTACACACGATGGAGCAACAAGTTTTCCAACCGCTATTACTAAGTTATTATGATTTAACTCCAATGATCAAACGTTGTCTATTATATTGTGTTACTTTCCCAAAAGACCATGTAATTAAGAAAAAAGTTTTGATTGAGTTGTGGATGTCACAAGGTTTTATTGGTTCAGTTGAGAACAAAGAAAAGACAATGATAGACATTGGAGAGTCATATTTTGATGACTTAGTAATGCGATCTTTCTTCCAGAATTTCAAAGAAGATAAATTTGGAAATATTAAACAGTGTCAAATGCATGATATTGTGCACGACTTTCTTCAATATTTAACTGAGAATGAATGCTTAATCGTTGAGTTTAAAGGTGGGGAGGAGAGAATAGAATTGCCCAACAAGCTTGGTCATTTGACCATAATGTTTGCACCCGAAGGACGTTTTCCCCTTTCTTTTGACCACTGCCAACGTCTGCGGACCATTACAACATTTAATTGTAAAATTACAAGTCTCAGCCGAGAGTTGATTTTACAATCAAAATGCGTGAGGACGTTGAATTTGAGTCGCAATGATATCGAAGAAGTTCCGGACGAGGTTGGCGTGTTGGTGCACTTGAGGTATTTGGATTTATCCGAAAACGAGAGGCTGCAGAAATTACCTGATAGTTTGTGTAATTTAGTCAATTTGCAAACCTTGCGAGTTGATTGGTGCCAGGAGTTAGAAAAGTTACCCGAGGCCATGGGAAAGTTGATCAGCTTGCAGCATCTTTATGCCAAGGGTTGTCGGAGGCTGAAGAAATTACCTGATAGTTTATGTAATTTAGTCAATTTGCAAACCTTGCGACTTGATGGGTGCGAGGAGTTAGAAAAGTTACCCGAGGCCATGGGAAAGTTGACCAGCTTGCAGCATCTTCATGCTCAGGGTGTTTCGGGGCTGAGGTTGCCCAAATCAATTGCGAGGTTGAAAAGTCTACGGACGCTAGATCTCGAGTCTGTTGTAATTGAAGGTAGTGGAGATGAAGAAGGATTGAGGTTAAGTGATTTGAGAGACTTGGACGAGCTTCAGGGGGAGCTTGAGATCAAATTGGTGGGGGAATTGAAAGAAAGTGCTGCGAGTGATGCGGAGAAAGCCAAATTGGTGAACAAGAAACACCTTCTTCATTTGAGACTGTGGTTCTACAGGGGGGAGAGGGACCAGAGTagcatccaggaagcagtattGAATGCCTTACAGCCAAATTCAAATCTTGAATCCTTAGAGATCGAAGGTTACGGTGGCAGCACCCTGTACTACCCCAATTGGACCTCCTCTTTAATTAACTTGAAAAGCCTGACCTTCAGTCGGTGCGATGTTTGGAAGTATGTGCCTCTTTCGGTTTTGGGCTACTTGGGGTCCCTTGAGACACTCAGATTTGAAGGCATGGAACAAGTGAAAAAGGTTGGATTTGAGTACTCACTTGATCATCAAGTTATATTGTTCCCCAATCTGAAACAACTCCAGTTCTTTGAGATGCGGGAGTGGGAAGAATGGGATCATGATGAGAATGATGCTACTTCATCGTCACCAACTTGTTTCATGCCACGCCTTTCTACTTTATCCATCACTTACTGCAAAAAGCTGAAGACACTGCCAGACTTCCTTCCAAGGAAGACGCCGCTGCTTCAGAATTTGATCATCAGACTGTGTGACATTCTCTCCCAAAGTTGCAAAGACAGGCAAGGCCCGGAGTGGTCCAAGATTTCTCACATCCCAAACATCACAATTGGTTGGAAAACTGTACAAAAAGATGGAGTTTGGATCGAACAAGAGGATTGA